From Halorhodospira halophila, one genomic window encodes:
- the fliF gene encoding flagellar basal-body MS-ring/collar protein FliF — MADSQAMTESSGSSPPSPLDSGGQGGAGAEAGGFAGVGRFVPEDWREQLTRVLGDNPLRKLGLGAGLLAVAGLGVAIFFWAQEPAELRTLYADLSSDDAAEVINALEEQGVRVEFDERTGDIKVAEGAVHRARIFLASEGLPRGTGFGYEMLEEDPGFGVSEFMEHARFDRALETELARSIETLRGVVSARVHLDDPEESVFVRDRRDAKASVVLELDQDRQLPDRQVEGIIHLVASAVSDLEHGNVSVVDHRGRLLTAEDEPTEATRSAQQFELTRRLEERIQRRVEDMVEPIIGPDRVRAQVSARLNFDERRQIEELFDPERSAIRSEQMSERSGGGGQWPIGIPGALTNQPPGPGTLDGEEPEGGGGTPFSSDETRNWEVGRTLSEVQPAIGVIDRLTVGVLVDHRYVENEDGEVVREALSDDEIQTLENLVQDAVGFDADRGDAVSVATVPFAEIVEPPDPPEEVWEQEWVRDLIRLAVFAAIGLLIYIVAIRPIVNRMLGGEDEMDEERGGAETEGLERPAGESLESPGGGQESEAAMRLAGISGEQLSDMRERPYEAKLQAVLELVENEPELAANAVKAWLDEDDKRKG; from the coding sequence ATGGCGGATAGCCAGGCCATGACCGAATCGAGCGGCTCCTCGCCGCCGTCGCCGCTGGACAGCGGCGGCCAGGGCGGTGCCGGAGCCGAGGCGGGTGGCTTTGCCGGCGTGGGCCGGTTCGTGCCTGAGGACTGGCGTGAGCAGCTGACCCGTGTCCTCGGCGACAACCCGCTGCGCAAGCTCGGTCTCGGCGCCGGGCTGCTGGCGGTGGCCGGGCTGGGCGTGGCGATCTTCTTCTGGGCGCAGGAGCCCGCCGAGCTGCGTACGCTCTACGCCGATCTCTCCTCGGACGACGCCGCCGAGGTCATCAACGCCCTCGAGGAGCAGGGCGTGCGCGTCGAGTTCGACGAGCGCACCGGGGATATCAAGGTTGCGGAAGGCGCCGTCCACCGGGCGCGCATTTTCCTCGCCTCCGAGGGGCTGCCGCGCGGGACCGGGTTCGGCTACGAGATGCTCGAGGAAGACCCCGGGTTCGGCGTCAGCGAGTTCATGGAGCACGCCCGCTTCGACCGCGCGCTGGAGACGGAGCTGGCGCGCTCCATCGAGACCCTGCGCGGCGTGGTCAGCGCCCGCGTCCACCTGGACGACCCCGAGGAGTCGGTCTTCGTCCGCGACCGCCGCGATGCCAAGGCGTCGGTGGTCCTCGAGCTGGACCAAGACCGGCAGCTGCCCGACCGTCAGGTGGAGGGGATCATCCACCTGGTGGCCAGCGCCGTCTCCGATCTCGAGCACGGCAATGTCAGCGTGGTCGACCACCGCGGCCGTCTGCTCACCGCCGAGGATGAGCCCACCGAGGCGACCCGTTCGGCGCAGCAGTTCGAGCTCACCCGCCGGCTCGAGGAACGCATCCAGCGCCGCGTCGAGGACATGGTCGAGCCAATCATCGGCCCGGACCGCGTCCGCGCCCAGGTCAGCGCCCGGCTCAACTTCGACGAGCGCCGCCAGATCGAAGAGCTCTTCGACCCGGAGCGCAGCGCCATCCGCAGCGAGCAGATGAGTGAGCGCAGCGGCGGGGGCGGGCAGTGGCCCATCGGCATCCCCGGTGCGCTGACCAATCAGCCGCCCGGCCCGGGGACCCTCGACGGGGAGGAGCCCGAGGGCGGGGGCGGCACGCCGTTCAGCTCCGACGAGACCCGCAACTGGGAGGTAGGCCGGACGCTGAGCGAGGTGCAGCCGGCCATTGGCGTGATCGATCGGCTGACCGTCGGGGTTCTGGTCGATCACCGCTACGTCGAGAACGAGGACGGCGAGGTGGTCCGCGAGGCCCTCTCCGACGACGAGATCCAGACCCTGGAGAATCTCGTCCAGGACGCGGTGGGCTTCGACGCCGATCGCGGCGATGCCGTGAGCGTGGCCACCGTGCCCTTCGCCGAGATCGTTGAGCCGCCGGATCCGCCCGAGGAGGTCTGGGAGCAGGAGTGGGTGCGCGACTTGATCCGGCTGGCGGTCTTTGCTGCCATCGGATTGTTGATCTACATCGTCGCCATCCGCCCGATCGTCAACCGTATGCTCGGGGGCGAGGACGAAATGGACGAGGAGCGCGGCGGGGCCGAGACCGAGGGGCTGGAGCGCCCGGCCGGCGAGAGCCTGGAGAGTCCCGGCGGTGGGCAGGAGAGCGAAGCCGCCATGCGCCTGGCGGGGATCAGCGGCGAGCAGCTCAGCGACATGCGCGAGCGCCCCTACGAGGCCAAGCTCCAGGCCGTGCTCGAGCTCGTCGAGAACGAACCGGAGCTGGCGGCCAACGCCGTCAAGGCCTGGCTCGATGAAGACGACAAGCGCAAGGGCTGA
- the fliE gene encoding flagellar hook-basal body complex protein FliE, whose translation MSDFRIEQALAEMRAIGGQPVQQPEQDAPPVEEFSDLLRDAVEQVNERQVQSSELKDQFLRGEDVQLTDVMMAAQKADVSFEAMKEVRNQLLEAYQEIANMQV comes from the coding sequence ATGTCGGATTTTCGTATCGAGCAGGCCCTCGCGGAGATGCGCGCCATCGGCGGGCAGCCGGTGCAGCAGCCGGAGCAGGACGCGCCGCCGGTGGAGGAGTTCTCGGATCTCCTGCGGGATGCCGTCGAGCAGGTCAATGAGCGTCAGGTCCAGTCGAGTGAGCTCAAGGATCAGTTCCTCCGCGGTGAGGACGTTCAGCTCACCGACGTCATGATGGCCGCCCAGAAGGCCGATGTCTCCTTCGAGGCCATGAAGGAGGTCCGCAACCAGCTCCTGGAGGCCTACCAGGAAATCGCCAACATGCAGGTGTAA
- a CDS encoding sigma-54 dependent transcriptional regulator — translation MGQQRVLVVAREPGRRSEQRRRLDDAGFVTAEAEDTGSAHELLEQGGIAAVVCFEDAGDGDNWRVLTRHPMAPPVIVISARAEVSGAVAAMRDGAADYVAEEAPAGELAAAVARVTDAGPELVAEDRSSRQLMALAQRVAGKDVTVLLTGESGTGKEIFARYIHERSPRADGPFIAVNCAAIPENMLEALLFGFEKGAFTGANRAHAGKFEQAQGGTLLLDEVSEIEPGLQAKLLRALQEKEIERLCGQTPIPLDVRVLASSNRDLREAVRNGRFREDLFYRLHVFPIHLPPLRERAADIIPLARSFAQKYAQLGGGCGADFTPEAERLLIQHPWPGNVRELENVVQRALILAEGSAIDAEAIRFEPVTVSAGADAPSTGESAGASAPVAGVAAAEGTPGPAVRPEAAAGQDAAATLEEDLKSREYRRILETLDRVGGNRKEAAARLGISSRTLRYKLARMRQEGVEIPERSGMLYAYGN, via the coding sequence ATGGGTCAGCAACGCGTGCTCGTGGTGGCCCGCGAGCCGGGCCGCCGCAGCGAGCAGCGGCGCCGCCTGGACGACGCCGGGTTCGTGACCGCCGAGGCGGAAGACACCGGCTCCGCCCACGAACTCCTGGAGCAGGGCGGGATCGCTGCCGTCGTCTGCTTCGAGGACGCCGGTGACGGGGACAACTGGCGGGTGCTTACCCGGCACCCCATGGCTCCGCCGGTGATCGTCATCTCCGCCCGCGCCGAGGTCAGCGGCGCCGTCGCCGCCATGCGCGACGGGGCGGCGGACTACGTCGCCGAGGAGGCCCCGGCCGGCGAGCTGGCTGCCGCCGTGGCCCGGGTCACCGACGCCGGTCCCGAGCTGGTGGCCGAGGATCGCAGCAGCCGTCAGCTGATGGCGCTTGCCCAGCGGGTCGCCGGCAAGGACGTCACCGTCCTGTTGACCGGTGAGTCCGGGACCGGCAAGGAGATCTTCGCCCGCTACATCCACGAGCGCTCGCCCCGTGCCGATGGCCCCTTCATCGCCGTCAACTGCGCGGCGATCCCCGAGAACATGCTCGAGGCCCTGCTCTTCGGCTTCGAGAAGGGCGCTTTCACCGGGGCCAACCGGGCCCACGCCGGCAAGTTCGAGCAGGCGCAGGGCGGCACGCTGCTGCTCGACGAGGTCTCGGAGATCGAGCCGGGGCTCCAGGCCAAGCTGCTCCGGGCCCTGCAGGAGAAGGAGATCGAGCGCCTCTGCGGGCAGACGCCGATCCCGCTCGACGTCCGCGTGCTCGCCAGCAGCAACCGCGATCTGCGCGAGGCGGTGCGCAACGGGCGCTTCCGCGAGGACCTCTTCTATCGTCTGCACGTCTTCCCGATCCATCTGCCGCCCCTGCGCGAGCGCGCCGCGGACATCATCCCGCTCGCTCGCTCCTTCGCCCAGAAGTACGCCCAGCTTGGCGGCGGCTGCGGCGCAGACTTTACCCCCGAGGCGGAACGGCTGCTCATCCAGCACCCGTGGCCGGGCAATGTCCGCGAGCTCGAGAACGTCGTCCAGCGCGCGCTGATCCTCGCCGAGGGCAGCGCCATCGATGCCGAGGCGATCCGTTTCGAGCCCGTCACCGTCAGCGCTGGCGCCGACGCTCCGAGCACCGGGGAGTCGGCGGGCGCGAGCGCTCCGGTCGCCGGGGTCGCCGCGGCGGAGGGCACCCCCGGTCCGGCGGTGCGGCCGGAGGCCGCTGCCGGCCAGGACGCCGCAGCGACCCTCGAGGAGGATCTCAAGAGCCGCGAGTACCGCCGTATCCTCGAGACGCTCGATCGGGTCGGTGGCAACCGCAAGGAGGCCGCGGCGCGGCTGGGGATCAGCAGCCGCACCCTGCGGTACAAGCTGGCGCGCATGCGTCAGGAGGGCGTCGAGATTCCCGAGCGCTCCGGGATGCTCTACGCCTACGGCAACTGA
- the fliG gene encoding flagellar motor switch protein FliG, with protein sequence MMKGTDRAAVLMLTLGEDAAAEIMRYLGPREVQKLGLGMTQIGNVSREQVDEVLDEFIQTAAEQTSLGIGSTDFIRSTLVKALGEEKAGSIIDRIVMGGTTRGLDQLKWLDPRTIAEMIRLEHPQIIAIVLSYLEADQAGLVLAEMPERVRHDIVMRVATLEGIQPRALQELDEIMEKQFSGQQRLKSSTIGGLQSAANILNNMDGQTETAILDNVKELDEELADRIQELMFVFEDLKQMDDRSMQQVLREIDTGSLTLALKGASEDLQAKFMNNLSRRAGEMLQEDLEAMGPARLSDVEAAQKEVLAVAKRMADEGTINLVSSSDQYV encoded by the coding sequence ATGATGAAGGGTACCGACCGCGCCGCGGTCCTCATGCTCACCCTCGGCGAGGACGCTGCCGCCGAGATCATGCGCTACCTCGGCCCGCGCGAGGTACAGAAGCTCGGCCTGGGCATGACGCAGATCGGCAACGTCAGCCGCGAGCAGGTCGACGAGGTCCTCGACGAGTTCATCCAGACCGCCGCCGAGCAGACCTCGCTGGGGATCGGCTCCACGGACTTCATCCGCAGCACCCTGGTCAAGGCCCTGGGCGAGGAGAAGGCCGGCTCGATCATCGACCGCATCGTCATGGGCGGCACCACCCGCGGGCTGGATCAGCTCAAGTGGCTGGATCCGCGGACCATCGCCGAGATGATCCGCCTCGAGCACCCGCAGATCATCGCCATCGTGCTCTCCTACCTGGAGGCGGATCAGGCGGGGTTGGTGCTCGCCGAGATGCCCGAGCGCGTTCGCCACGACATCGTCATGCGCGTGGCCACCCTTGAGGGCATCCAGCCCCGCGCACTGCAGGAGCTCGACGAGATCATGGAGAAGCAGTTCTCCGGTCAGCAGCGCCTGAAGTCCTCGACCATCGGCGGCCTGCAGTCGGCGGCGAACATCCTCAACAACATGGACGGGCAGACCGAGACCGCCATTCTGGACAACGTCAAGGAGCTCGACGAGGAGCTCGCCGACCGCATCCAGGAGCTGATGTTCGTCTTCGAGGACCTCAAGCAGATGGACGACCGCTCCATGCAACAGGTCCTGCGCGAGATCGACACCGGCTCGCTGACCCTGGCCCTGAAGGGCGCCAGCGAGGACCTGCAGGCCAAGTTCATGAACAACCTCTCGCGCCGTGCCGGCGAGATGCTCCAGGAGGACCTGGAGGCCATGGGGCCGGCGCGTCTGTCCGACGTCGAGGCCGCACAGAAGGAGGTCCTCGC